A stretch of the Nicotiana tabacum cultivar K326 chromosome 6, ASM71507v2, whole genome shotgun sequence genome encodes the following:
- the LOC107810755 gene encoding uncharacterized protein LOC107810755: MADIVKQILARPIQLADHITKAAVDVNNFEQDCLDIKTKTEKLAALLRQAARSSNDLYERPTRRIIDDTEQVLDKALTLIFKCRANGLRRVFTIIPAAAFRKTIQQLENSIGDVSWLLRVSTPADDGDNEYLGLPPIAANEPILCLIWEQIAILCSGSIEERSDAAASLVSLARDNDRYGKLIIEEGGVGPLLKLTKEGRMEGQESASRAIGLLGRDPESVEHIVNAGVCSVFAKILKDGNMKVQIVVAWAISELAAHHPKCQDHFAQTNTIRLLVSHLAFETIQEHSKYAIASKQTMSINNIVMANTNSTTTVKDSDIDGNQISHPMGDQKTTQMHNLVANMMAMKSKDNATMNNNIPKPNQQHSPVQHTHHEQKQHQVALSGTSIKGKRESEDPATKAEMKAMAARALRHLCAGNAAICSSITESRALLCLAVLLEKGPDEVQYHSAMALMEITAVAETNSDLRHSAFKPTAPAAKAVVDQFLRIIEKEDSELLVPSIQSIGHLARTFRATETRIIGPLVKLLDDREPDVTREAAIALKKFACTENFLRVNHCKAIIEAGGTKHLVPLVYFGEQMVQTPSLILLSYIAMHVPDSEALGEDNVYRVLEWASKQGHLMQDPTVDDLVNRGRESMELYQSRH; the protein is encoded by the coding sequence ATGGCGGACATAGTGAAACAAATCCTAGCAAGGCCAATACAATTAGCGGACCATATAACAAAGGCCGCTGTCGATGTTAATAACTTCGAACAAGATTGCCTGGACATCAAAACCAAAACAGAGAAGCTAGCAGCACTTCTCCGACAGGCTGCACGTTCCAGCAACGACTTGTACGAACGTCCAACACGTCGAATCATCGATGACACGGAGCAAGTTCTTGACAAGGCCCTTACCCTCATTTTCAAATGCCGTGCCAATGGTTTGAGACGTGTTTTCACCATCATCCCTGCTGCTGCTTTTAGGAAAACAATCCAGCAGCTAGAGAATTCTATCGGTGATGTTTCTTGGCTCCTTCGTGTTTCCACCCCTGCTGATGATGGGGACAATGAATATCTAGGCCTTCCTCCTATAGCTGCAAATGAGCCAATTTTGTGCCTTATATGGGAACAGATAGCTATCTTGTGTTCGGGCTCGATAGAGGAACGTTCGGATGCAGCAGCTTCTCTTGTCTCGTTGGCTCGTGACAACGATCGCTATGGAAAGTTGATTATAGaggaaggtggggttggaccgcTGTTGAAATTGACCAAAGAAGGAAGAATGGAGGGTCAGGAGAGTGCGTCAAGGGCCATTGGCCTACTTGGCCGTGATCCGGAAAGCGTCGAACACATTGTGAATGCTGGTGTGTGCTCTGTGTTTGCGAAAATCCTCAAAGATGGGAACATGAAGGTTCAGATTGTGGTGGCTTGGGCTATTTCAGAATTGGCTGCACATCATCCCAAATGTCAAGATCATTTTGCTCAGACTAATACCATTAGATTACTGGTTAGTCATCTTGCCTTTGAAACCATTCAAGAACATAGTAAGTATGCTATTGCTAGCAAACAGACCATGTCCATTAACAATATTGTGATGGCCAATACCAATTCTACTACTACAGTCAAAGACAGTGATATAGATGGCAATCAAATTTCACACCCAATGGGTGATCAGAAAACCACCCAAATGCATAATTTGGTAGCAAATATGATGGCTATGAAATCGAAAGACAATGCTACGATGAACAATAATATACCAAAGCCTAACCAACAACACAGCCCAGTACAACATACTCATCATGAGCAGAAGCAACACCAAGTCGCCTTGTCTGGGACTAGCATTAAGGGGAAGAGGGAGAGCGAAGATCCTGCTACAAAGGCCGAAATGAAAGCAATGGCTGCCAGAGCACTTAGGCACCTTTGCGCGGGAAATGCTGCTATCTGCAGTAGTATTACAGAATCCAGAGCACTTTTATGCTTAGCAGTTTTGCTGGAGAAGGGACCTGATGAAGTACAATATCATTCAGCCATGGCACTAATGGAGATCACAGCAGTAGCTGAGACAAACTCAGACTTGCGACATTCTGCTTTCAAGCCCACTGCACCTGCTGCCAAAGCTGTCGTAGACCAGTTCTTGAGAATCATTGAGAAGGAAGACTCAGAACTGCTCGTTCCCAGCATCCAATCGATAGGGCACCTCGCTAGGACATTCCGAGCAACTGAGACAAGAATCATTGGTCCATTGGTGAAACTACTAGATGATAGGGAACCGGATGTAACACGTGAAGCTGCAATTGCACTTAAAAAGTTTGCTTGCACAGAAAATTTTCTTAGAGTCAATCACTGCAAGGCTATAATAGAGGCAGGAGGCACCAAGCACCTAGTTCCCCTGGTTTACTTTGGGGAACAAATGGTTCAGACTCCTTCTCTGATTCTCTTGAGTTACATAGCAATGCATGTTCCTGACAGTGAGGCATTAGGTGAGGATAATGTATACCGAGTATTGGAGTGGGCGTCGAAGCAGGGGCACCTAATGCAAGATCCCACTGTTGACGATCTAGTTAACAGAGGCAGAGAAAGTATGGAACTTTATCAATCCAGGCATTGA